A window of the Fusarium poae strain DAOMC 252244 chromosome 3, whole genome shotgun sequence genome harbors these coding sequences:
- a CDS encoding hypothetical protein (MEROPS:MER0017622~BUSCO:18973at5125): MSGSLDDGTPFSEEPTPFGTDGTFDRVLRSGHKPRAVPAIFVHAGAGFHSHQNEIVHLQACVAAAEMAMKFLKAGAPATEAVEAALRVLEDKEITNAGYGSNLSIDGTVECDATVVDHFGRSGACGAVSNIRNPISLAKLILDKSNKPLSLRRVPPNVLVGEGAKAFAEEHGLMTYPNEYMVSKTAKDRFIRWQEDLKRADTKMKEFKPLPGIADPCPPCQYDTASPTKTQPSLPHDQRAAIMAGTWNEGQPDSPFIGTPSQSTTSTPSPDQHTPTSYFRPPGPSVTSSNRNSSARTVLEKPAQTYAGVAGGALGSSPPFRPRLSARKPNPLAEDSRPAMPENVSIHQRHHARSTSKTEHVLSEVPQGNSGYGSDHQGSTGPRGVKRPSSPDEKAQPHSRAIKDRFRNGPGYEDAITDTIGAIAIDDQGNIAAGSSSGGIGMKHRGRLGPAALVGVGTAVVPCDEEDEEQVAVAAVTSGTGEHMATTMASQRCAERIYHGTRRGRGGRDVQDDDEDAIMESFIAEDFMKHPGVRQCHSPGAIGVMVVKKTQTGYYFYFAHNTDSFALASMGGLEKQPSCTMSRLSESANIAKGGRKVRLG, from the exons ATGTCAGGCAGCCTCGATGATGGAACCCCCTTCAGTGAAGAACCGACGCCATTTGGGACCGACGGTACCTTTGACCGTGTATTGAGATCTGGACATAAGCCCAGAGCTGTGCCTGCTATCTTTGTACATGCTGGAGCCGGCTTCCATAGTCACCAGAATGAGATCGTTCACCTCCAGGCATGCGTTGC TGCTGCCGAAATGGCGATGAAATTTCTCAAGGCTGGAGCTCCCGCAACTGAAGCTGTCGAGGCCGCCCTCCGGGTCCTTGAAGATAAGGAAATCACCAATGCTGGATACGGCTCCAATCTTTCCATCGATGGCACTGTCGAATGCGACGCCACTGTCGTGGACCATTTTGGCCGCAGCGGCGCCTGTGGTGCTGTTTCAA ACATTCGAAATCCCATCTCTCTTGCCAAGCTCATTCTTGACAAAAGCAACAAGCCATTGAGCCTGCGACGAGTCCCCCCAAACGTTCTCGTGGGAGAAGGAGCCAAGGCCTTTGCAGAAGAGCATGGTCTGATGACATACCCGAATGAGTACATGGTTTCGAAAACTGCCAAGGATCGCTTCATACGCTGGCAGGAAGATCTCAAGCGGGCTGATACAAAGATGAAAGAGTTCAAGCCATTGCCTGGGATTGCCGACCCATGTCCTCCATGCCAGTACGATACGGCATCACCGACAAAAACACAGCCATCTTTGCCTCACGATCAGCGAGCTGCCATTATGGCCGGCACTTGGAACGAAGGGCAGCCTGATTCTCCATTCATTGGTACACCAAGCCAATCCACAACGTCAACGCCATCGCCCGATCAGCATACACCCACCAGCTACTTTCGTCCTCCCGGCCCTTCTGTGACCTCTTCAAATCGTAACTCATCAGCCCGTACAGTTCTCGAGAAGCCGGCACAGACATACGCTGGTGTAGCTGGTGGTGCGTTGGGCTCTTCTCCCCCATTCCGACCTAGGCTATCCGCTCGAAAACCCAACCCGTTAGCTGAGGATTCCAGACCTGCTATGCCGGAAAATGTCTCGATACATCAAAGGCACCATGCACGTTCCACCAGCAAGACTGAACATGTTCTATCAGAGGTCCCTCAAGGGAACAGCGGTTACGGCTCTGATCATCAGGGCTCTACAGGTCCTCGCGGGGTTAAGCGACCTTCCAGCCCAGATGAAAAAGCACAACCTCATTCACGAGCTATAAAAGATCGCTTTCGTAACGGGCCTGGCTATGAGGACGCTATCACGGACACTATTGGTGCCATTGCGATTGACGATCAGGGCAACATCGCTGCCGGCTCTTCCTCAGGTGGCATTGGAATGAAACATCGAGGCCGCCTGGGTCCAGCAGCTCTTGTTGGAGTTGGGACGGCTGTCGTTCCTTgcgacgaagaagacgaagagcaAGTTGCTGTCGCTGCAGTCACAAGCGGTACGGGAGAGCACATGGCTACCACCATGGCCTCCCAACGATGTGCCGAGCGAATTTACCATGGCACAAGACGTGGTCGAGGGGGCAGGGACGTTcaggacgacgacgaagatgcCATCATGGAATCCTTTATTGCGGAAGACTTCATGAAACACCCAGGTGTTAGGCAATGTCACTCTCCTGGTGCAATCGGCGTCATGGTAGTCAAGAAAACGCAAACGggttactatttttattttgcccACAACACAGATTCGTTTGCTCTCGCCTCAATGGGGGGCCTGGAGAAACAGCCAAGCTGCACCATGTCCCGGCTTTCTGAAAGTGCTAATATTGCAAAGGGTGGGCGCAAGGTCCGTCTTGGTTGA
- the ALG11 gene encoding asparagine-linked glycosylation protein (TransMembrane:1 (o6-29i)~BUSCO:21623at5125~CAZy:GT4) — protein sequence MPSPTVLVPLVILIALPLIGKLLRTFLGWSLRKRTEGRRAHLLALMTEEDTAARRKDPRGSAETKLVFDVDDNLKNTLDSQKDWAGTVGFFHPFCNAGGGGERVLWAAIRATQDRWPKAKCVVYTGDHDATKDAILSRVKTRFNIELHAPTTTFLYLSKRDWVLPSTWPHFTLIGQSLGSLVLAWDAFSLLVPDVFIDTMGYAFALGLCKFLFPNVPTGAYVHYPTISTDMLESLDVKEDAGTQGAHVGKGAGAQGFAKKSYWKLFAVIYSWVGSSVDIVMTNSTWTQGHIKSLWGPYRKEKSKTDPITVVYPPTAVREMEHEVEVSEESEKRREKAIVYLAQFRPEKNHQLILRSFATFVKTKSEAAKGTNLILIGSVRDDSDAKRVYQLRLLANELGVKNSVKFHLDAPWSEVLDWLRKASVGVNGMWNEHFGIGVVEYQAAGLISVVHDSAGPKFDIVVPIDGQPTGFHATTEEEFAQGYEKALSLPDPLAVRLRARESAKRFTEEEFAKKWTVQMARLVTLARREV from the exons ATGCCTTCCCCAACAGTCCTCGTGCCTCTGGTCATTTTGATCGCCCTACCTCTGATAGGAAAACTTCTTCGTACATTTCTTGGATGGTCGCTTCGAAAACGAACAGAAGGTCGCCGCGCCCACCTTCTGGCCCTCATGACAGAGGAGGACACAGCCGCTCGTCGCAAAGATCCCCGAGGTAGCGCTGAAACGAAGCTCGTATTCGATGTTGACGATAATCTGAAAAACACACTGGATAGCCAGAAAGACTGGGCTGGCACTGTTGGGTTCTTCCACCCATTTTG CAACGCCGGAGGTGGCGGAGAACGAGTTCTCTGGGCTGCTATTCGGGCCACGCAAGACCGCTGGCCAAAAGCGAAATGTGTAGTTTACACTGGCGATCACGATGCCACCAAAGATGCGATTTTGTCTCGGGTCAAG ACAAGATTCAACATCGAGCTTCACGCCCCCACGACGACTTTCCTCTACCTCTCCAAGCGAGACTGGGTTCTTCCCTCTACATGGCCTCATTTCACATTGATTGGCCAGTCACTCGGTTCTCTTGTTCTGGCTTGGGATGCTTTCTCGCTACTGGTTCCTGATGTCTTTATCGACACAATGGGCTACGCATTTGCTCTTGGTCTCTGCAAGTTTTTGTTTCCGAACGTTCCAACCGGAGCATACGTACACTATCCCACAATCTCTACAGACATGCTCGAGTCCCTCGACGTAAAGGAGGACGCAGGAACCCAAGGTGCGCATGTAGGTAAGGGTGCTGGGGCTCAAGGGTTTGCCAAGAAGAGCTACTGGAAGCTATTTGCGGTGATATACTCTTGGGTTGGCTCATCAGTTGATATTGTCATGACCAACTCGACTTGGACCCAAGGTCACATCAAGAGCTTGTGGGGCCCGTACCGGAAAGAGAAGAGCAAGACGGATCCAATTACAGTTGTCTACCCCCCTACCGCGGTTCGAGAGATGGAGCACGAAGTTGAGGTTTCTGAAGAGAGCGAAAAACGACGGGAGAAAGCCATCGTCTACCTTGCGCAATTCCGACCCGAGAAGAATCACCAGCTTATCTTGCGATCTTTCGCCACCTTCGTTAAGACGAAGAGCGAGGCAGCCAAGGGTACAAATCTAATCCTGATTGGAAGTGTGCGAGATGATTCTGATGCGAAACGTGTGTACCAACTTCGACTTCTTGCCAATGAATTAGGTGTCAAGAACAGTGTCAAGTTCCATCTGGATGCTCCTTGGTCAGAGGTTCTCGACTGGCTGAGAAAGGCATCCGTAGGCGTCAACGGCATGTGGAACGAACACTTCGGTATTGGCGTTGTGGAATACCAAGCCGCTGGACTCATTTCCGTGGTACATGACAGCGCCGGCCCCAAGTTTGACATTGTGGTACCAATCGACGGCCAACCGACTG GTTTCCACGCTACAACGGAAGAGGAATTCGCACAAGGCTATGAGAAGGCTTTGTCGCTACCAGATCCTCTAGCAGTTCGATTGCGGGCCCGTGAGTCGGCCAAGAGATTCACTGAAGAGGAGTTTGCGAAGAAGTGGACAGTACAGATGGCACGTTTGGTAACGCTGGCTAGACGAGAGGTGTAG
- a CDS encoding hypothetical protein (SECRETED:SignalP(1-19)~MEROPS:MER0003580~BUSCO:13461at5125) yields the protein MKIPILLLASSVHYGLLSASPIFEEFLSPRFGTKGAVVSEAQECSYIGRDLLARGGNAVDAMIGTTFCVGVIGMYHSGIGGGGFMLVRDKNGQYEAIDFRESAPAAAYEDMYQGNVNGSIYGGLSVGVPGEVRGFEYAHKKYGSLPWNTILQGAIKVARDGFKVNADMAKFIEKTAKRHQNFFIEDPSWAEDFAPNGRLIAEGETMTRKRYANTLQAIADHGPDVFYTGPFAESMIKTIQDSNGTMSLDDLKDYQVISREVLHTDYKGYDVYGMSSPAGGAVSLNILNTMNGYSHQDADQNTTLHIYIEAMKFAYGARLKLGDPDFVDGVSELEHEMLNHTTAETIRGKIDPWTTQDIEKYDPDGIYSSDGHGTSHIVTADRDGMAVSLTTTVNLIFGSLLMDNLTGVILNNEMNDFSIPGVPNEFGFAPAEANFVRPNKRPLSSCTPIIVSQKDGSLLAVIGAAGGSRIISATTQVAWRVLTSPSWSIKDAVREPRVHNQLMPNTLLVENKFSLYDVPSLKERGHNITWVDEGLSSVQALVRDSDGVFEIASEPRQKNSGGVTL from the exons ATGAAAATTCCCATCTTATTACTTGCATCGAGTGTACATTATGGCTTGTTATCAGCAAGTCCTATTTTCGAGGAGTTTTTATCTCCAAGGTTTGGTACCAAGGGAGCTGTCGTGTCAGAGGCTCAAGAATGCAGTTACATAGGTCGGGACTTGTTGGCACGAGGT GGAAATGCTGTAGATGCCATGATTGGAACGACATTCTGTGTCGGTGTGATCGGCATGTATCACTCTGGTATCGGAGGAGGCGGGTTCATGCTTGTCCGAGACAAGAATGGTCAATATGAAGCTATAGACTTCAGAGAATCGGCACCCGCAGCAGCCTACGAAGATATGTACCAAGGCAATGTCAATGGTAGCATTTATGGTGGACTGTCTGTCGGCGTGCCTGGCGAAGTTCGCGGCTTCGAGTATGCACACAAGAAATACGGT AGTCTCCCATGGAATACTATCTTACAAGGAGCCATTAAGGTTGCTCGTGATGGCTTCAAAG TCAATGCCGACATGGCAAAGTTTATAGAAAAGACTGCCAAACGACACCAAAACTTCTTTATAGAAGATCCCTCATGGGCAGAGGATTTCGCCCCTAATG GACGACTCATTGCTGAAGGAGAGACAATGACAAGGAAGCGATATGCGAA TACCCTTCAAGCTATCGCAGATCATGGTCCTGATGTCTTCTACACAGGTCCTTTCG CGGAAAGCATGATCAAAACTATCCAAGATTCAAACGGCACCATGTCATTAGATGACTTGAAGGACTACCAAGTCATTTCTCGCGAGGTTCTTCACACTGACTACAAAGGTTACGATGTTTACGGTATGAGCTCTCCGGCCGGTGGTGCAGTCTCGCTCAACATCTTGAACACCATGAACGGCTACTCGCACCAGGACGCAGACCAGAATACCACGCTACACATCTACATTGAAGCCATGAAGTTTGCCTATGGTGCTCGTTTAAAACTTGGCGATCCTGACTTTGTCGATGGTGTTTCTGAGTTGGAGCATGAGATGTTGAACCATACGACTGCTGAGACAATTCGAGGAAAGATCGATCCTTGGACGACTCAGGATATCGAGAAATATGATCCTGATGGAATTTACTCATCTGATGGACACGGCACTTCGCATATCGTCACTGCTGATCGTGATGGCATGGCTGTCTCGTTGACGACCACTGTGAACCTCATCTTTGGATCACTGCTCATGGATAACCTCACTGGCGTAATTCT GAATAATGAGATGAACGACTTTTCCATCCCTGGCGTTCCAAATGAATTCGGCTTCGCTCCAGCAGAAGCAAACTTCGTCCGTCCCAACAAGCGTCCTCTTTCATCTTGCACACCCATCATTGTTTCGCAAAAAGACGGCTCTCTGCTTGCCGTGATTGGTGCTGCAGGAGGGTCTCGTATCATTTCTGCTACCACGCAAGTCGCCTGGCGTGTCTTGACTTCTCCGTCTTGGTCTATCAAGGATGCTGTCCGCGAGCCCCGTGTTCACAACCAACTAATGCCCAATACTCTGCTTGTGGAAAATAAATTTAGCCTGTACGATGTTCCATCGCTGAAGGAGAGGGGCCATAATATCACTTGGGTCGATGAGGGCTTGAGTTCGGTGCAGGCTCTAGTTAGAGATTCGGATGGTGTTTTTGAGATTGCTTCTGAGCCCAGGCAGAAGAACAGCGGAGGTGTCACCCTTTAG
- a CDS encoding hypothetical protein (BUSCO:24654at5125): MASVQAEAAVPTNGNAQVNGNSQQQNKRPNQQNNRQWKQKKTKREKNITEGSSEEVLKYDIQALLKERAVEYGEGTEHGPEVLPEEGTDTEVEVLELSSTGDGLAMKPGSNQVYVVSFAVPGDIAKVKVFRHLPRDNQTLADFISIAKPSPLRDDARISCKYFASCGGCQFQMLDYSEQLKLKKRIVEKAFKNFSNLDPNIVPAVQDTMGSPLQYSYRTKLTPHFDGPPGFRPSKRGKNPRIPFEKCPDIGFMQKGRRKVLDIEDCPIGTSAVRLGMTRERERMQKEFGNYQRGATILLRENTQRVPKDSKEASSETQPHTVRVENEDTVDIKSCTTDSKATTTEYIGPYTFTNPAGSFFQNNNSILPSFTGYVRDNILPPAGTGMDIKYLIDAYSGSGLFTVTLASLFQHSIGIDIAADSIAYASRNAALNGMGEDRCKFIAADAGELFKSVTYNRDETVVVLDPPRKGCDADFLNQLRKFGPRRVLYVSCNVHTQARDVGVLVRGEGEGERYEIESLRGFDFFPQTGHVEGVAILNRVDTKA; this comes from the coding sequence ATGGCGAGCGTACAAGCAGAGGCTGCTGTGCCTACCAACGGCAATGCGCAAGTGAACGGCAACTCTCAACAACAGAACAAGAGGCCCAATCAGCAAAACAACCGACAAtggaagcagaagaagaccaagagagaaaagaacaTCACCGAGGGTTCGTCCGAGGAAGTCCTCAAGTACGATATCCAAGCATTGCTCAAAGAGCGAGCTGTTGAGTATGGCGAGGGAACAGAGCATGGCCCCGAAGTCCTACCAGAGGAAGGCACCGATACCGAAGTTGAGGTTCTAGAGCTCTCGTCAACAGGAGATGGTCTTGCCATGAAGCCTGGCTCTAACCAGGTCTATGTAGTGTCATTCGCAGTCCCTGGTGATattgccaaggtcaaggtcttCCGCCACCTTCCTCGCGACAACCAAACCCTCGCCGACTTCATCTCCATCGCAAAGCCGTCCCCTCTACGCGATGATGCGCGCATCAGCTGCAAGTACTTCGCATCATGCGGTGGCTGTCAATTCCAGATGCTGGACTACTCTGAAcagctcaagctcaagaagcGCATTGTCGAAAAGGCCTTCAAGAACTTCTCCAACCTCGATCCCAACATCGTCCCCGCTGTTCAGGACACCATGGGCAGCCCGCTTCAGTACAGTTACCGCACTAAGCTCACCCCTCACTTTGATGGCCCCCCTGGGTTCCGGCCTAGCAAGAGAGGAAAGAACCCCAGGATTCCTTTCGAGAAGTGCCCTGATATCGGATTCATGCAAAAGGGTCGCCGAAAGGTATTGGATATTGAGGACTGTCCCATTGGTACAAGTGCTGTGCGTTTGGGTATGACGCGCGAGCGCGAGCGCATGCAAAAGGAGTTTGGTAACTACCAGCGCGGTGCTACAATTCTTCTGCGTGAGAACACCCAGCGTGTGCCCAAGGACAGCAAGGAGGCAAGCAGCGAAACGCAACCTCATACCGTCCGCGTTGAGAACGAAGACACAGTTGACATCAAGTCCTGCACCACCGACTCAAAGGCCACCACAACCGAATACATTGGACCATACACCTTTACCAACCCAGCTGGCTCTTTCTTCCAAAACAACAACTCCATCCTACCGTCTTTCACCGGTTACGTTCGCGACAACATCCTTCCACCTGCAGGTACCGGCATGGACATCAAGTACCTCATCGATGCCTACTCGGGCTCCGgtctcttcaccgtcactcTCGCCTCACTATTCCAACACTCCATTGGTATAGATATCGCTGCCGACTCCATTGCCTATGCCAGTCGCAACGCTGCGCTCAATGGTATGGGCGAGGATCGCTGCAAGTTCATTGCTGCAGATGCTGGTGAGCTCTTCAAGAGCGTCACCTACAACCGCGACGAGACTGTGGTTGTTCTTGACCCTCCTCGCAAGGGCTGTGATGCAGACTTCTTAAACCAGCTGCGCAAATTCGGTCCTCGACGTGTATTGTACGTTAGCTGCAACGTGCATACACAAGCCAGGGATGTCGGTGTTCTTGTGCGTGGAGAGGGGGAAGGCGAAAGATATGAGATTGAGAGTCTTCGAGGTTTTGATTTCTTTCCCCAAACCGGTCATGTTGAAGGCGTTGCGATTCTCAACAGGGTTGATACCAAGGCATAA
- a CDS encoding hypothetical protein (BUSCO:12522at5125), whose protein sequence is MAENTAASEAPPAQSLEDQTLIVFARLMEGGQEDNETCRDLDELTKLLNDDYEARQKDPSCETICKVIDGDCVDTVLCYLDMRQPEIVRGHATLSTSAYLKAAGDDGSKNLSTFFFDRVRRGTYDDYIVAFCVAAATFPIVPELTAQLFLNEDFLPSLGALMRRKWKSRKVETACLEMLNAACMNSMCREAINKYCIEWLEEIVDQDLSVIVRSTNADPNLQSDGGSISMRRHSEQVQYLAAVILAKLRAVPAKPAPGESKSRIEPAVTSIEELSGMFTKMILRDEDHGRKHSIEGLAYASLQPKVKESIVDNPELLQKLVKTLSEAQPRSPTTYGALSIFVNLTKYLPNLTDEEKKMNQLKAYANAAGKLGGPDPLNDDEHVARRCKSVFEAGIVPVLVTHSKNGSPASLALIISVIFALSVTKSLRGQLAQQGAVKLLLISWMSLPQTEAPARRLAAQALARILISTNPALVFGGNRSTPVGAAVRPLVSIIPPDPAAQTRDLLPSFEALMALTNLASMDNEELRRSIINTAWTQIEEQMLASNTLVSRAAVELVCNLVQTPEAVALYAEETAKARNRLHVLTALADAPDAGTRSAAGGALASLTNFEGVIRGIISRDRGVKFILGMCVDDEEDIRHRGVFVVTNMVTAEGEVGELARQKVRSEGGVETLKECLKKSRRPEVLEVTVQALKALLGEQS, encoded by the exons ATGGCAGAAAACACAGCCGCCTCCGAGGCGCCTCCAGCCCAGTCGCTGGAGGACCAGACCCTTATCGTCTTTGCACGTCTCATGGAAGGCGGACAGGAAGATAACGAGACATGCCGCGACCTCGATGAACTCACCAAGCTTCTCAACGATGATTATGAAGCTCGCCAAAAGGACCCGTCTTGTGAGACCATTTGCAAGGTTATCGACGGTGACTGTGTCGACACCGTTTTGTGCTATCTTGATATGAGACAGCCTGAGATAGTCCGCGGCCACGCCACTCTGTCGACATCCGCCTACCTCAAAGCTGCTGGAGATGACGGCTCTAAGAATCTGTCGACCTTTTTCTTTGACCGTGTTCGAAGAGGAACCTATGATGATTATATCGTTGCCTTTTGTGTCGCTGCTGCGACCTTCCCCATTGTTCCGGAACTCACGGCGCAATTGTTCCTCAACGAGGATTTCTTGCCCAGCCTCGGTGCTCTCATGCGACGAAAATGGAAGAGCCGCAAGGTTGAGACGGCGTGCTTGGAGATGCTCAACGCCGCTTGTATGAATTCCATGTGTCGCGAGGCCATCAACAAATATTGTATCGAATGGTTGGAGGAGATTGTCGACCAAGATCTTAGTGTGATTGTTAGAAGCACCAACGCAGATCCTAACCTTCAAAGCGACGGAGGCTCGATATCTATGCGACGTCACTCAGAGCAAGTACAGTACCTTGCTGCCGTCATCTTGGCAAAATTGAGA GCGGTTCCCGCGAAACCGGCACCTGGTGAGAGCAAATCTAGAATCGAGCCCGCAGTTACTAGCATCGAAGAGCTCTCTGGCATGTTCACTAAGATGATCTTGCGAGATGAAGATCACGGTCGAAAGCACTCTATTGAAGGCCTCGCTTATGCCTCTCTCCAacccaaggtcaaggagtcAATTGTTGACAACCCTGAATTGCTCCAGAAGTTGGTCAAGACTCTCAGCGAAGCCCAACCTAGATCACCAACAACATACGGAGCGCTAAGCATCTTTGTCAATCTCACAAAGTATCTGCCTAACCTCAccgacgaggagaagaagatgaatcAGCTCAAGGCATACGCCAATGCAGCTGGAAAGCTTGGTGGGCCCGACCCCCTAAATGACGACGAACATGTTGCAAGGCGATGCAAGTCGGTGTTCGAGGCTGGTATCGTCCCAGTTCTTGTCACCCACAGTAAGAATGGCTCACCAGCATCTCTGGCATTGATCATCTCCGTCATCTTCGCGTTGTCTGTAACAAAGTCTCTGCGCGGCCAACTTGCTCAGCAAGGCGCAGTCAAGCTTCTTTTGATATCATGGATGTCACTACCTCAGACCGAAGCCCCTGCTCGTCGTCTTGCTGCGCAGGCACTTGCACGCATCTTGATAAGCACAAATCCTGCACTTGTCTTTGGTGGAAACAGATCCACCCCTGTTGGTGCGGCTGTTAGGCCACTCGTGTCCATTATTCCGCCCGATCCGGCTGCTCAGACGCGAGATCTCCTGCCCTCCTTTGAGGCTCTGATGGCGTTGACCAATCTTGCTTCTATGGACAACGAGGAGTTGAGGCGCAGCATTATTAACACCGCATGGACGCAAATTGAAGAACAAATGCTTGCGTCTAACACCCTTGTTTCAAGGGCTGCCGTCGAACTTGTTTGCAATCTTGTGCAGACACCTGAGGCCGTTGCGCTATATGCTGAAGAGACCGCCAAGGCCCGCAATCGTCTTCACGTTCTCACTGCACTAGCTGATGCACCTGACGCTGGAACTCGTAGTGCTGCTGGCGGTGCTTTGGCTTCACTGACCAACTTTGAGGGTGTCATTCGAGGCATTATTAGCCGAGACCGTGGTGTCAAATTTATTCTGGGGATGTGtgtcgatgatgaagaggatatACGACATCGAGGCGTGTTTGTGGTGACAAATATGGTCACTGCGGAGGGTGAAGTCGGCGAGCTTGCACGGCAAAAGGTCAGGAGCGAGGGAGGCGTCGAGACTCTCAAGGAGTGCCTTAAGAAGAGTCGACGACCCGAGGTCCTTGAAGTTACAGTCCAGGCTCTCAAAGCCCTGTTGGGAGAGCAATCATGA
- a CDS encoding hypothetical protein (BUSCO:36969at5125) gives MDAVDVSEHYEVGTREDTPSLLSIVLDTNPRAWASLGSVLPLSRAIANILVFVNAHLAFSNANQVALIASHVDRAEWLYPTLPKPSRDASGDVEMNDASQTQTSANKFPQFAQIEAAVLSAIRKLMDQTKEADLSATTTQISGALTLALCHINKAAQALCSPTANLEDSHKGSSNTSPPTVRGRILVISVSDSEPSQYIPTMNAVFAAAHTQVVIDTLSLTGEPTFLEQACYNTGGTYLAATHPQGLLNYLMFGLIADTEAREALITPVHDTVDFRAACFCHGRVVDTGFVCSICLSIFCETPENSECFTCGTKLSLGNYGAKPAVVPRKKKKKRKVVNGGSREETGSATGTPRP, from the coding sequence ATGGACGCCGTCGATGTTTCGGAGCACTACGAGGTCGGCACGCGCGAAGACACTCCCTCGCTCCTCTCCATCGTCCTCGACACGAACCCTCGAGCATGGGCATCCCTTGGCAGCGTCCTGCCGTTGTCTCGCGCCATCGCAAACATCCTCGTCTTTGTCAACGCCCACCTCGCTTTCAGTAATGCCAACCAAGTAGCCCTGATCGCCTCTCACGTTGATCGCGCAGAATGGCTGTATCCGACACTGCCCAAGCCCTCACGCGACGCCTCTGGCGATGTTGAAATGAACGATGCTTCTCAAACACAAACCTCGGCGAATAAGTTTCCTCAGTTTGCGCAGATCGAAGCCGCGGTTCTGTCCGCCATACGCAAGCTCATGGACCAGACCAAGGAAGCAGACTTGTCTGCTACTACGACGCAAATATCTGGAGCTTTGACACTGGCGCTATGCCACATCAACAAGGCTGCGCAGGCTCTCTGTTCGCCCACAGCCAACCTCGAGGACAGCCATAAAGGCTCTTCCAATACATCTCCCCCGACCGTCCGCGGCCGAATCCTCGTCATATCTGTGTCCGACTCCGAACCGTCACAATACATCCCCACCATGAATGCTGTCTTTGCAGCTGCGCATACCCAGGTCGTCATCGACACTCTCTCACTTACTGGCGAGCCGACGTTTCTCGAACAAGCCTGTTACAATACTGGAGGCACATATTTAGCGGCTACACATCCTCAAGGCCTACTCAACTACCTCATGTTCGGTCTCATAGCTGATACAGAAGCTCGCGAAGCCCTTATTACCCCGGTACACGACACTGTCGATTTCCGCGCTGCTTGTTTCTGCCACGGCCGAGTTGTCGACACCGGATTTGTCTGCTCGATCTGCCTCAGCATCTTTTGTGAGACGCCAGAAAACTCGGAGTGTTTCACATGCGGAACAAAGCTGTCGCTGGGCAACTACGGTGCTAAGCCTGCTGTTGTTCCTcgtaaaaagaagaagaagcgcaaggtAGTTAATGGTGGATCACGAGAGGAGACAGGAAGCGCAACAGGGACACCTCGTCCCTGA
- a CDS encoding hypothetical protein (TransMembrane:2 (o12-31i228-248o)~BUSCO:43557at5125), with protein MMADSFSWAHSVGVPWYVAIPLVAVGINTTIRFPLQYYVRRIQEDRKPLKPLISAWGRRHMREQFRKNDPDLSYYVRTVRASGATQKSTTRIYKAWGLQRWKGFAPFAGIIPFVITSEALRRKCGAPLGWISHQIGLGNPDSTTTGLGAASSMLDESLANGGLLWFTDLSSADPYCGLPVICSGILVWSIWGRMDTASIKNLLGIRPGNGTRPTLVNRFQQLLGRTMLLMPVLPLLFADLPSAIFLYWGTSFALTRVNDTLLNKLITPKTESLTIPTQSTELPFLPPRQPQTRVETQGKKSA; from the coding sequence ATGATGGCCGACAGTTTCAGTTGGGCTCATAGCGTAGGTGTTCCATGGTATGTGGCTATTCCATTGGTTGCAGTTggtatcaacaccacaattCGATTCCCTCTACAATACTACGTTCGTCGTATACAAGAGGATAGAAAACCATTGAAACCCTTGATCTCAGCTTGGGGGAGACGCCATATGAGGGAACAGTTTCGAAAAAATGACCCAGACCTATCTTACTACGTCCGAACTGTTCGCGCCTCCGGTGCTACTCAAAAGTCAACGACACGTATCTACAAGGCCTGGGGTCTTCAACGCTGGAAGGGCTTCGCACCCTTTGCCGGAATTATTCCCTTCGTCATTACGTCTGAAGCACTGCGACGCAAATGCGGTGCCCCCTTGGGTTGGATCAGTCACCAGATCGGTCTAGGCAATCCAgattcaacaacaacaggcTTGGGAGCTGCAAGCAGCATGCTTGACGAGTCATTGGCGAATGGAGGCTTGCTCTGGTTTACCGACTTGTCTTCAGCTGATCCTTATTGCGGTCTACCCGTCATCTGCTCAGGTATTCTGGTTTGGAGTATCTGGGGCAGGATGGACACGGCCTCGATCAAGAACCTATTAGGCATACGACCTGGAAACGGAACTAGGCCCACGCTCGTCAATAGATTCCAGCAACTCCTCGGCAGGACCATGCTATTGATGCCTGTGTTACCTCTTCTATTTGCCGATCTGCCCAGCGCCATCTTTCTTTACTGGGGCACCTCATTTGCTCTCACTCGGGTTAACGATACTCTCTTAAACAAATTGATTACACCAAAAACTGAAAGCCTGACAATACCCACGCAAAGTACAGAACTGCCATTCTTACCACCGCGTCAGCCACAAACAAGGGTAGAGACGCAAGGGAAGAAGAGCGCTTGA